From a region of the Armatimonadota bacterium genome:
- a CDS encoding SOS response-associated peptidase, whose protein sequence is MCARFAFFSGKIIKDEFGITAVPDLALQYNIAPTDVVPIVLRSDGARTLRFQQWGLVPSWAKDPAMGNKMINARAETLSEKPTFRAAFKARRCLVPCNGFFEWTGKKGSKQPHYVHMRSGDPFALAGLWEYWEGVNGALETFTIITTTANELVSKLHNRMPVIIERRHYDEWLGSFTKNTDRLQRLLAPFSSEQMRSYPVSSAMNSLRLSGPECIARVSVQETLTGLAD, encoded by the coding sequence ATGTGTGCAAGATTCGCGTTCTTCAGCGGCAAGATTATCAAAGACGAATTCGGAATTACGGCTGTGCCTGATCTTGCGCTGCAGTACAACATAGCGCCGACAGACGTCGTGCCGATCGTGCTTCGAAGCGATGGTGCGCGCACGCTCAGGTTTCAACAGTGGGGGCTCGTGCCGAGCTGGGCGAAGGATCCCGCGATGGGCAACAAAATGATCAACGCCAGGGCTGAGACGCTGAGCGAAAAGCCTACGTTTCGGGCGGCGTTCAAGGCCCGGCGATGCCTTGTTCCTTGCAACGGGTTCTTCGAGTGGACGGGGAAGAAGGGCAGCAAACAGCCGCACTACGTTCACATGCGTTCGGGCGACCCGTTTGCGCTCGCCGGTCTGTGGGAGTACTGGGAGGGGGTCAACGGCGCACTGGAGACGTTTACCATCATCACGACGACGGCGAACGAGTTGGTAAGCAAGTTGCACAACAGGATGCCAGTGATCATCGAGCGACGGCACTACGACGAGTGGCTCGGCTCATTTACCAAGAATACGGATCGACTGCAACGGTTGCTCGCCCCGTTTTCGTCAGAACAAATGAGATCGTATCCTGTCTCTTCGGCCATGAACAGTCTGCGGCTGAGTGGGCCGGAGTGCATCGCCAGGGTCTCCGTGCAGGAAACTTTGACCGGGCTAGCTGACTGA
- a CDS encoding MTAP family purine nucleoside phosphorylase, whose product MIRLVLRIDVGLIGGTGIGTRLAALDGTPLHVPTKFGVMRCRLVELSGASVAVIQRHSTGHKVPPHDVNYRALAAGAQKLGITTCLSSAAVGSLHEEWPVGTLAVCTDFLDFSGRTQTLFDSEVVHTDFTDPFPASRLLLSACQNLKVEAKESAVYACANGPRYETPEEIKRYAKLGADVVGMTAATEAIALGEAGIAYGCLSVVTNLAAGLSATQLQHTDVTSAMESSGESVTDVLCEAARLAAEE is encoded by the coding sequence ATGATTCGTCTCGTGTTGCGCATAGACGTCGGATTGATCGGCGGGACAGGCATCGGCACCCGACTGGCCGCGTTGGACGGCACGCCTCTGCACGTACCGACCAAGTTCGGCGTAATGCGTTGCCGACTCGTCGAGCTATCTGGAGCCAGCGTCGCGGTAATCCAACGGCACAGCACAGGACACAAAGTACCGCCACACGACGTCAACTATCGCGCTCTGGCCGCCGGCGCCCAGAAGCTGGGCATTACGACCTGCCTCTCGAGCGCCGCAGTCGGATCGTTGCACGAAGAGTGGCCGGTCGGAACGCTCGCCGTCTGCACCGACTTCCTCGACTTCTCCGGGCGGACGCAGACCCTTTTCGACAGCGAAGTCGTTCACACCGACTTCACCGATCCGTTTCCGGCGAGCCGACTGCTCTTGAGCGCTTGCCAGAACTTAAAGGTCGAAGCAAAGGAGAGCGCTGTCTACGCGTGCGCCAACGGTCCGCGCTACGAAACGCCGGAGGAGATCAAGCGGTACGCGAAGCTTGGCGCGGACGTTGTCGGCATGACTGCGGCGACCGAAGCTATCGCGCTCGGCGAGGCAGGAATTGCGTACGGATGCCTGTCCGTCGTCACCAACCTTGCGGCGGGACTTAGCGCAACGCAGTTGCAGCACACAGACGTAACGAGCGCGATGGAGAGTTCCGGCGAATCGGTAACCGACGTGCTGTGCGAGGCCGCGCGGCTGGCGGCAGAGGAATAA
- a CDS encoding MBL fold metallo-hydrolase, which yields MARSITFHGAAQTVTGSRHLLTLGKKKILIDCGLFQGRREIRARNWEPFPVDVTSLDAIVLTHAHTDHAGFLPRVVRQGYSGPVYATPGTISIAKVSLPDGGRIQEEDARYHNRHRTSRHEPAEPLFTEADAMRALKLLKPVRYHVPQKLPGGASVRLLPAGHILGAAIAEITLPDGKLLVMSGDVGRYDRPIIKDPSPVYTADYLVMESTYGNRLHSDREAKPVLERLFIEAVQNKSVVLVPSFAIGRTQELLWDIHELTEEGRIPKIPIYVDSPMATAATLLYATHKEDHDKEMKVRLAKGETPLKPDLVRFVRDRAMSKSLNKEKGPMVIIAGSGMLSGGRIVHHLRIRLPDPSTVLLFTGYQAEGTRGRDLIEGAKQIRLFGHNVEVNARIERLDSLSAHADYSELLRWLESIQEPPRTTYLVHGELRVQKELKRRIEEKFGWPVEIPGHGQSFELD from the coding sequence ATGGCGCGCAGCATCACGTTCCACGGGGCTGCTCAGACCGTCACAGGCTCGCGGCACCTGCTGACCTTGGGGAAGAAGAAGATCCTGATCGACTGCGGCCTCTTTCAAGGGCGGAGGGAGATCAGAGCGCGGAATTGGGAGCCGTTCCCCGTAGATGTGACGAGCCTGGACGCTATCGTGCTGACCCACGCCCACACAGACCACGCGGGGTTCTTGCCGCGCGTCGTCCGGCAAGGGTATAGCGGGCCGGTCTATGCGACCCCCGGCACTATTTCGATCGCGAAGGTCAGCCTGCCCGACGGAGGCCGCATCCAGGAAGAGGACGCTCGGTACCACAACAGGCACAGAACTTCGCGGCACGAACCTGCTGAACCGCTGTTCACAGAAGCGGACGCTATGCGGGCGCTGAAACTGCTGAAGCCGGTTCGGTACCACGTGCCGCAGAAGCTGCCTGGCGGAGCTTCCGTGCGGCTGCTGCCTGCCGGCCACATCCTTGGCGCGGCGATCGCGGAGATCACGCTGCCAGACGGCAAGCTGCTCGTGATGTCCGGCGACGTCGGGCGGTACGACAGGCCGATCATCAAGGATCCTTCGCCGGTCTACACCGCCGACTACCTCGTGATGGAGAGCACTTACGGCAACCGGCTGCACAGTGACCGAGAGGCGAAACCGGTGTTGGAAAGGCTGTTTATAGAAGCTGTTCAGAACAAGTCGGTCGTGCTCGTTCCGAGCTTCGCGATCGGCCGGACGCAAGAGCTGCTATGGGACATTCATGAGCTGACGGAAGAAGGACGCATTCCGAAGATTCCGATTTACGTCGATAGTCCGATGGCGACGGCGGCGACCCTGCTCTACGCGACTCACAAGGAGGATCACGACAAGGAGATGAAGGTCCGGCTCGCGAAGGGCGAAACGCCGCTCAAGCCAGACCTGGTTCGTTTCGTTCGCGACAGAGCTATGTCGAAGTCGCTGAACAAAGAGAAGGGGCCGATGGTGATCATCGCCGGCAGCGGCATGCTGAGCGGAGGCAGGATCGTCCATCATCTCCGTATCCGCCTGCCAGACCCTTCAACAGTGTTGCTGTTCACTGGATACCAGGCCGAGGGGACGAGGGGGCGCGACCTGATCGAAGGTGCGAAACAGATCAGGCTGTTCGGCCACAATGTCGAAGTCAACGCGCGCATCGAGCGTTTGGACTCGCTGTCGGCCCACGCGGATTACAGCGAGCTGCTGCGGTGGCTGGAGTCGATTCAAGAACCGCCAAGAACGACGTACTTGGTCCACGGCGAGCTGCGTGTTCAAAAGGAGCTGAAAAGAAGGATAGAGGAGAAGTTCGGCTGGCCGGTCGAAATACCGGGGCACGGTCAGAGTTTCGAGCTGGATTGA
- a CDS encoding sigma-70 family RNA polymerase sigma factor, with the protein MQFLGNSTDFERAVRGELAVLYRVARRMGVTQEQAEDIVQTTLIKAYQAWHRFDGRHLRSWLIRILRNERLMTLRSERHEPSLDEPNAYEVPDDTVWNELSWKMEADRVLDELKQMPDIYQLVVQLCDVEQLTYQEASEALDVPIGTVRSRLFRARAMLRNRLQPVEGQLEGVYP; encoded by the coding sequence ATGCAGTTCCTAGGCAACAGCACTGATTTTGAACGCGCGGTTCGAGGTGAGTTGGCCGTGCTGTACCGGGTTGCCCGCCGCATGGGCGTGACCCAAGAACAGGCTGAGGATATCGTGCAGACGACTTTGATCAAGGCGTATCAGGCGTGGCATCGATTCGATGGTCGCCACCTTAGGAGCTGGCTGATCCGAATCTTGCGCAACGAGCGTCTGATGACTTTGCGATCCGAGCGTCACGAACCGTCCCTCGACGAGCCGAACGCGTACGAGGTGCCGGACGACACGGTCTGGAACGAGCTGAGTTGGAAAATGGAGGCCGATCGAGTCTTGGACGAGTTGAAGCAGATGCCTGATATCTACCAGCTTGTAGTGCAACTTTGCGACGTCGAGCAACTGACCTACCAGGAAGCATCCGAGGCCTTGGACGTGCCGATAGGCACCGTTCGCTCGAGGTTGTTCCGCGCTCGCGCGATGCTGCGGAACCGTTTGCAGCCGGTGGAAGGCCAGCTAGAAGGAGTGTATCCATGA
- a CDS encoding prepilin-type N-terminal cleavage/methylation domain-containing protein yields MRKGFTLVELLVGMTIMGLLIVGAMAVYTSTMRSFYQTRTDIDLTTENALGMQRVATSLKGAYSMEILDGGNTVRYFMPLLSNVPDPVTGELEIVDPLTSDGIERWFVIENGQLISRGGGNADRELVENIVLIDPEPDSSQYNQIYAPFQLTTIGSRRALTINFITQDQVLGKQRYVRMKTTVIIRNSI; encoded by the coding sequence ATGAGAAAAGGTTTTACACTAGTCGAATTGTTGGTCGGAATGACGATCATGGGTCTCTTGATCGTCGGTGCGATGGCCGTCTACACTTCGACGATGAGGAGTTTCTACCAGACGCGGACAGACATCGACCTGACGACGGAGAACGCGCTTGGAATGCAGCGCGTGGCGACCTCCCTTAAGGGCGCCTACAGCATGGAGATTCTTGATGGTGGAAACACGGTCAGGTATTTCATGCCTCTCCTGTCCAACGTCCCCGATCCCGTCACCGGCGAGCTCGAGATTGTCGACCCGTTGACGTCGGACGGAATCGAGCGCTGGTTCGTTATCGAGAACGGTCAGCTGATCAGCAGGGGTGGGGGCAATGCCGATAGAGAGCTCGTCGAGAACATCGTCTTGATCGATCCGGAGCCGGACTCGAGCCAGTACAACCAGATTTACGCCCCGTTCCAACTGACGACCATCGGATCGCGAAGGGCGCTGACGATCAACTTTATCACGCAGGACCAGGTGCTCGGCAAGCAGCGCTACGTCCGCATGAAGACGACCGTGATCATAAGGAACAGCATATGA
- a CDS encoding ribulokinase encodes MSQGYDHRVTSSPSFALGLDFGTGSVRALIVDCHDGSEAGVGACDFPQGEGGVLVSDDPNLARQDPRDWFLGASKAIYAAIASSGVNPTAIVGIGLDATASTPVPVDAGCRPLCFDAKFSDDLAAFAWLWKDHTSHAEAAEITALAMAEGRPYLAKFGGAYSSEWFWSKALHCARTSPVVFDASATWLEETDLIAAHLCGIDVPASVKRSACAAGHKAMFNPQWGGYPDREFLSGLDPRLARLHDSMTGGVFACDVAAGGVSGACAAETGIPKDTPVAVGIIDAHAGAVGSGIVAGTMVKILGTSSCDILVGPSDGSVPDIEGVAGVAHDSVIPGMLGIEAGQAAVGDLFDWYARSCGMRHDDLTEAAAQITPGSSGLLALDWNNGNRNVLADPLLTGLLVGQTLRTTPAQIYRALIESTAFGGLKIIQQIEEVGVPVEQMIVCGGIADKNPLVLQIYADVLGRPIKVSRSQETCALGAAIFGAVVGGAHSNTDLAIKAMTGSPREIYRPVEAAQETYRELYALYIDLHDAFGRPKSAGSLHHVMKRLIEIRQRSRPA; translated from the coding sequence ATGTCGCAAGGGTACGATCATAGGGTGACATCGAGCCCCTCCTTCGCCCTCGGCCTCGACTTCGGCACCGGTAGCGTCCGCGCTCTGATCGTCGACTGTCACGATGGTTCGGAGGCCGGCGTTGGGGCGTGCGATTTCCCGCAAGGTGAGGGTGGCGTTCTCGTCTCCGATGACCCGAACCTCGCACGGCAAGACCCGCGCGATTGGTTTCTAGGTGCGAGCAAGGCCATTTACGCTGCGATCGCGTCGTCTGGAGTAAATCCTACGGCGATCGTTGGGATCGGGCTCGATGCGACGGCATCGACACCAGTGCCGGTCGACGCCGGGTGTAGGCCGCTCTGTTTCGACGCGAAGTTCTCGGACGACTTGGCAGCCTTTGCCTGGCTGTGGAAAGACCATACGTCTCACGCCGAGGCCGCTGAAATCACTGCGCTCGCCATGGCTGAGGGGCGACCTTACTTGGCTAAGTTCGGTGGGGCGTATTCATCCGAGTGGTTCTGGTCCAAGGCGCTTCACTGTGCGCGGACTTCACCAGTCGTGTTCGACGCCAGCGCGACTTGGCTGGAAGAGACGGACCTCATAGCCGCACATCTTTGTGGCATCGACGTTCCTGCTTCGGTAAAGCGATCCGCGTGCGCGGCGGGGCACAAGGCCATGTTCAATCCGCAATGGGGCGGTTATCCAGACCGTGAGTTCCTCAGCGGCCTCGACCCCCGGCTCGCGCGCTTGCACGACAGCATGACGGGCGGTGTCTTCGCTTGCGACGTAGCCGCTGGCGGAGTTTCTGGTGCCTGCGCAGCAGAAACGGGGATTCCGAAAGATACGCCGGTCGCTGTCGGGATCATTGATGCGCACGCAGGCGCTGTTGGTAGCGGCATCGTGGCAGGGACGATGGTCAAGATTCTGGGGACTAGCTCATGCGACATCCTCGTGGGGCCGAGCGATGGATCGGTCCCGGATATCGAAGGCGTTGCGGGGGTTGCTCACGACTCCGTCATTCCGGGAATGCTGGGGATCGAGGCCGGCCAGGCGGCGGTGGGAGACCTGTTCGACTGGTACGCCCGGTCTTGTGGCATGCGGCACGACGATCTGACGGAGGCCGCCGCTCAGATTACGCCAGGCAGCAGCGGTCTGCTGGCGCTCGATTGGAACAACGGCAACCGGAACGTTCTTGCCGACCCTCTTCTGACAGGGCTCCTCGTCGGCCAGACGTTGCGCACGACCCCGGCGCAGATCTATCGCGCGCTCATCGAGTCCACTGCGTTCGGCGGGCTCAAGATCATTCAACAGATCGAGGAAGTCGGGGTGCCCGTTGAGCAGATGATCGTGTGTGGCGGCATCGCTGACAAGAACCCGCTCGTTCTGCAGATCTACGCCGACGTCTTGGGGCGGCCGATCAAGGTCAGTCGCAGCCAGGAGACATGTGCGCTTGGCGCGGCGATCTTCGGAGCGGTCGTAGGAGGTGCGCACTCTAACACAGATCTGGCGATCAAGGCGATGACGGGCAGCCCTCGCGAGATCTATCGGCCAGTCGAGGCGGCGCAAGAAACGTATCGAGAGCTGTATGCGCTTTACATCGACTTGCACGACGCGTTCGGTCGCCCGAAATCGGCAGGCAGCTTGCACCACGTGATGAAGCGGCTCATCGAGATTCGCCAGCGATCGCGTCCTGCCTGA
- the aroC gene encoding chorismate synthase yields MSSTFGTVFRVTTFGESHGPAVGVVVDGCPPRLPLELGQIQAELDRRRPGQSSITTQRKELDEVEVLSGLLDGVTLGTPIAMLVRNSDSRSRDYEEMRTKYRPSHADFTYDMKYGVRAWSGGGRASARETVGRVAAGAVAKALLKSRWDVEVVACVTKVHDVEATIDLETLQLADVESTIVRCPDANIAERMIAKIEDVRKKGDSVGGIVSCVVRGVPAGWGEPVFDKLEADLAKALLSIPACKGFEVGSGFAGTDLTGSEHNDPFRSDDQVSAYTTTNFSGGIQGGISNGMPITLRAAFKPTATILHEQDTVTTEFENTTLKGRGRHDPCVLPRAVPIVEAMVALVLADHGLRQDAIAGESR; encoded by the coding sequence ATGTCCAGCACCTTCGGCACGGTCTTTCGCGTCACGACCTTCGGTGAGTCCCACGGTCCCGCGGTCGGGGTCGTCGTTGACGGCTGCCCGCCCCGCCTGCCGCTGGAGCTTGGTCAAATACAAGCCGAGCTGGACCGCAGGCGACCAGGGCAAAGCTCGATTACCACACAGCGCAAAGAGCTGGACGAAGTGGAGGTTCTCAGCGGACTTCTCGACGGCGTAACTCTCGGCACGCCGATCGCCATGCTGGTCCGCAACTCGGATTCACGCTCACGCGACTACGAGGAGATGCGGACCAAGTATCGACCGTCGCACGCCGACTTTACGTACGACATGAAGTACGGCGTGCGCGCTTGGTCGGGTGGCGGCCGTGCATCTGCGCGCGAGACCGTTGGCCGAGTCGCCGCTGGGGCGGTCGCCAAAGCGCTTCTCAAAAGCCGATGGGACGTGGAGGTCGTGGCGTGCGTCACCAAAGTTCACGACGTTGAGGCGACCATCGATCTTGAGACCTTGCAGCTGGCCGACGTCGAATCAACGATCGTGCGGTGTCCTGACGCGAATATTGCCGAGAGGATGATCGCCAAGATCGAAGATGTGCGAAAAAAGGGCGACTCGGTCGGAGGCATCGTGTCCTGCGTCGTTCGCGGCGTACCGGCGGGATGGGGCGAGCCGGTTTTCGACAAGCTGGAGGCGGACCTTGCGAAGGCTCTCTTGAGCATACCGGCGTGCAAGGGGTTTGAAGTCGGGAGCGGATTTGCGGGCACCGATCTGACCGGCAGCGAACACAACGACCCGTTTCGGTCGGACGACCAGGTTTCGGCGTACACGACGACCAACTTCAGCGGAGGGATCCAGGGCGGAATCAGCAACGGAATGCCGATCACGCTCCGCGCAGCGTTCAAGCCGACAGCAACGATCCTGCACGAGCAAGATACGGTGACTACCGAATTTGAGAACACTACGCTCAAGGGCCGAGGGCGGCACGACCCGTGCGTCCTGCCCCGCGCCGTGCCGATCGTCGAGGCGATGGTCGCGCTCGTGCTGGCGGATCACGGGCTCAGGCAGGACGCGATCGCTGGCGAATCTCGATGA
- a CDS encoding 4a-hydroxytetrahydrobiopterin dehydratase: MSDLSYERLPDDEIKNRVAQLDGWSVVDGMLTKEFSFGSYAAGVVFGSAVGHTADGLNHHPDLLIGYQKVRVSVLTHDAGGLTSYDFELARRVDSIA; encoded by the coding sequence ATGTCAGATTTGTCCTATGAAAGACTCCCCGACGATGAGATCAAAAACCGGGTCGCGCAGCTCGACGGCTGGAGCGTCGTTGACGGGATGCTGACCAAGGAGTTCTCATTCGGCTCCTATGCTGCAGGCGTCGTGTTCGGTTCGGCGGTCGGACACACAGCCGACGGGCTGAACCACCATCCGGACCTGCTGATCGGGTACCAAAAGGTCCGGGTTTCCGTGCTGACGCACGATGCCGGCGGGCTCACCAGTTACGACTTTGAGCTGGCCCGGCGCGTCGATTCTATCGCTTAG
- a CDS encoding phosphoribosyltransferase, translated as MFRDRIDAGEQLAGLLEEYKGRSTLVLGLPKGGVPVAAEVARFLDAELDVLVARKVGAPQQREFAIGAVSEHCAEVRDEEALKGLGLSEDDWERQKARTLAEMQSQIELFRGGRELPCLTDRTVIVVDDGLATGRTAQAAVRAVAGRGAQKLVFAAPVASVVGRKRIEREEGVDEVVTVSVPFVFYAVGQFYRRFRPVEADEVVDVLERFRNARC; from the coding sequence ATGTTCAGAGACCGCATCGACGCTGGCGAACAGCTCGCTGGACTTCTCGAAGAGTATAAAGGACGTTCGACTCTTGTGCTTGGTCTGCCCAAAGGCGGAGTCCCGGTGGCGGCGGAGGTAGCGCGGTTCTTGGATGCAGAGCTCGACGTTCTGGTCGCTCGGAAAGTCGGAGCCCCGCAACAAAGGGAGTTCGCGATCGGCGCTGTCTCCGAGCACTGCGCCGAAGTGCGCGACGAAGAGGCGCTCAAAGGCCTTGGTCTGAGCGAAGACGACTGGGAGAGGCAGAAGGCCCGCACGCTCGCGGAGATGCAAAGCCAGATCGAGCTTTTTCGAGGAGGGCGCGAACTGCCTTGTCTAACGGATCGTACCGTCATCGTCGTCGATGACGGGCTTGCGACTGGCAGGACGGCCCAGGCCGCAGTGCGGGCGGTCGCCGGCAGAGGGGCGCAAAAGCTCGTTTTCGCGGCTCCGGTCGCGTCCGTCGTCGGCAGGAAGCGGATCGAGAGGGAGGAGGGAGTGGACGAAGTCGTGACGGTGTCAGTGCCGTTCGTGTTCTACGCCGTAGGGCAGTTCTATCGCCGTTTCCGCCCTGTCGAAGCCGACGAGGTCGTTGACGTTCTCGAACGGTTTCGCAACGCCCGATGCTGA
- the pckA gene encoding phosphoenolpyruvate carboxykinase (ATP), which yields MSSPSVTEGEVGFQAAKSVSRNLTTAELVEHAIKNGDGVLSAGGALVAYTGKYTGRTPKDKRVVRDESTEDNVWWDNNAEITPEEFDTILGQVNSALPNKNIYIVDAWGGADPDHRIAVRIIVENAYHALFIKSLLIRPTDEELADFSPEWTIVDLGSETYKRTVDGVERDAMIALDFARKTVVILGTMYAGEMKKSVFTILNYLLPLKGVMSMHCSANIGQAGDTALFFGLSGTGKTTLSADPDRRLIGDDEHGWTDKGVFNFEGGCYAKCIKLSKEGEPEIYNAIKFGSVLENVVLDDQKRPDYDDGSITENTRCAYPLEHIEGAVLPSVGGHPKNIIFLTADAFGVLPPISKLTPEQAMFHFLNGYTAKVAGTEAGVTEPQATFSTCFGQPFLPLRPKVYAELLKKKIAEHRASVWLVNTGWTGGPYGVGSRMSLAYTRAMVNAALSGALASVEYEVDPIFGLSVPTTCPEVPTEVLMPRNTWSDGDAYDLKAKELQSMFDENFEKYS from the coding sequence ATGAGTTCTCCCAGCGTCACCGAAGGCGAAGTAGGTTTCCAGGCCGCCAAGTCAGTCAGCCGCAACCTAACGACAGCAGAGCTCGTCGAGCACGCGATCAAGAACGGCGACGGGGTGCTCTCGGCAGGCGGAGCGCTCGTCGCGTACACGGGAAAGTACACAGGGAGAACTCCCAAGGACAAGCGCGTCGTCCGCGACGAGTCGACGGAAGACAACGTCTGGTGGGACAACAACGCCGAGATAACGCCAGAGGAGTTCGACACGATCTTGGGCCAGGTCAACAGTGCCTTGCCCAATAAGAACATCTATATCGTCGACGCGTGGGGCGGAGCGGACCCAGACCACAGGATCGCCGTTCGGATCATCGTCGAGAACGCCTATCACGCGCTGTTCATCAAGTCGCTCTTGATACGGCCCACAGATGAAGAGCTTGCCGACTTTAGTCCTGAGTGGACGATCGTCGACCTCGGGTCTGAGACGTACAAGCGCACAGTAGACGGTGTCGAGCGGGACGCGATGATCGCCCTCGACTTCGCACGCAAGACCGTCGTCATCCTCGGCACGATGTACGCGGGCGAGATGAAGAAGAGCGTCTTTACGATCCTCAACTACCTCTTGCCGCTCAAGGGCGTCATGAGCATGCACTGCTCTGCCAACATCGGCCAAGCCGGAGACACGGCGCTGTTCTTCGGGCTGTCGGGGACCGGCAAGACGACCTTGTCGGCCGACCCGGACCGCAGGCTGATCGGAGACGACGAGCACGGTTGGACCGACAAAGGCGTCTTCAACTTCGAAGGCGGGTGCTACGCCAAGTGCATCAAGCTCAGCAAGGAGGGCGAGCCGGAGATCTACAACGCGATCAAGTTTGGATCGGTGCTGGAGAACGTCGTGCTGGACGACCAAAAGAGGCCGGACTACGACGACGGGTCGATTACGGAGAACACGCGCTGCGCCTATCCGCTAGAGCACATCGAGGGCGCTGTCCTACCGAGCGTCGGCGGCCACCCGAAGAACATCATCTTTCTCACCGCGGACGCGTTCGGCGTTCTTCCGCCGATCTCCAAGCTGACGCCGGAACAGGCGATGTTCCACTTCCTGAACGGATACACCGCCAAGGTCGCGGGCACCGAAGCCGGAGTGACCGAGCCGCAGGCGACGTTCTCGACGTGCTTTGGCCAGCCGTTCCTGCCGTTGCGGCCGAAAGTCTACGCGGAGCTGCTCAAGAAGAAGATTGCCGAGCACCGCGCTAGCGTATGGCTGGTCAACACGGGCTGGACGGGAGGCCCGTACGGCGTCGGCAGCCGAATGAGCCTTGCCTACACTAGGGCCATGGTCAACGCTGCGCTCAGCGGCGCTCTGGCCAGCGTCGAGTACGAGGTTGATCCGATCTTTGGGCTGTCCGTGCCGACGACGTGCCCCGAAGTGCCGACCGAAGTTCTGATGCCGCGAAACACGTGGTCCGATGGCGATGCTTACGATCTGAAGGCCAAAGAGCTGCAATCGATGTTCGACGAGAACTTCGAAAAGTACTCTTAG